The following proteins are encoded in a genomic region of Leptospira langatensis:
- a CDS encoding TetR/AcrR family transcriptional regulator, protein MKTKLSSRETGPKDRILETAVRLFQLQGFGNTGINQIIQESKTAKASFYDYFPSKDALGRAYIEFYGKEQIVLLEKLKARSKNAKEFIQAWTQILRRQARNSQFAGCPMANIAAQIASTSLPISEEVKKLTQRTIDFLAVYLKEAQSKGQVPKAVDSQILARRVFACYEGVLQIWKLTGKISALDDLPGMAEAILKYPTKD, encoded by the coding sequence ATGAAAACAAAACTGTCAAGCAGAGAAACTGGCCCCAAAGACCGAATTTTAGAAACTGCAGTCCGACTCTTCCAACTCCAGGGATTCGGGAATACCGGGATCAACCAGATCATACAAGAATCCAAGACTGCTAAGGCCAGTTTTTATGATTATTTTCCCTCTAAAGACGCGTTAGGTCGTGCCTATATAGAATTTTACGGGAAAGAGCAGATCGTTCTATTAGAAAAATTGAAAGCAAGATCTAAGAATGCAAAGGAATTCATCCAAGCTTGGACCCAAATATTAAGGAGACAGGCGCGGAATAGTCAATTTGCAGGCTGTCCCATGGCAAATATCGCAGCTCAGATCGCATCCACCTCCCTTCCTATCTCGGAAGAAGTGAAGAAGCTGACCCAAAGGACCATTGATTTCTTAGCAGTCTATTTAAAGGAAGCACAGAGTAAGGGACAGGTTCCCAAAGCCGTAGATTCCCAAATACTCGCGAGAAGGGTTTTCGCCTGTTACGAAGGAGTCTTGCAGATCTGGAAGCTTACCGGAAAAATTTCAGCGTTAGACGAT